Proteins encoded in a region of the Streptomyces akebiae genome:
- a CDS encoding SH3 domain-containing protein produces the protein MTVLRRTAALGVSTALLAGGAMALAPTVSAASSRTCTYNLTDFTATVDGDGVNYRTGPSTRYTAKGRLYDGDRLRIYCGKGNWYYSSLAKRSAGGLAKGTVGWVRSDMLYQLAG, from the coding sequence ATGACCGTGCTCCGTCGAACCGCCGCCCTGGGCGTGTCCACCGCCCTCCTCGCTGGGGGCGCGATGGCCCTGGCGCCGACCGTGTCCGCCGCCAGTTCCCGCACGTGCACGTACAACCTGACCGACTTCACCGCGACGGTGGATGGGGACGGCGTCAACTACCGGACCGGCCCGAGCACCCGCTACACGGCCAAGGGGCGGCTCTATGACGGCGACCGCCTGCGCATCTACTGCGGTAAGGGCAACTGGTACTACAGCTCTCTGGCCAAGCGTTCGGCGGGGGGCCTGGCCAAGGGGACCGTCGGTTGGGTCCGCAGCGACATGCTCTACCAGTTGGCCGGCTGA
- a CDS encoding alpha/beta fold hydrolase produces the protein MTDDGARLTVYTDGPSRAGVTVILSHGFLMTADAWRIQARELSALGVRVVRYDQRAHGNSTAGEAAPTVDQLGADLADVINATAPPGPVVLAGHSMGGMATLTVAARRPELIRSRRPRVALISTACTRAKLVPGNRPLHWAKAAARASYSYPVCWLPPAADVVRQRLPSRHAWALRPGAEHRDEAPPPSRQALRRTRTEQIALLWKSLRTYTTAGRLRSLDELADQVEIVTGELDDWIPLSQTRELAQQLPNARLHAPVPGAGHRLPSDRVGHRAVTQVLKRMAETALHESEAADAQQAHLQGELA, from the coding sequence GTGACCGACGACGGCGCCCGGCTGACGGTATACACCGACGGCCCGTCGCGAGCCGGCGTGACGGTAATCCTCAGCCACGGGTTCCTGATGACCGCGGACGCATGGCGTATCCAGGCCCGCGAGCTCTCTGCCCTCGGAGTGCGAGTAGTCCGCTACGACCAGCGGGCCCACGGCAACTCCACAGCCGGAGAAGCTGCCCCCACCGTCGATCAGCTCGGCGCCGACCTTGCCGACGTCATCAACGCGACGGCGCCTCCGGGCCCGGTCGTCCTTGCCGGGCACAGCATGGGCGGCATGGCCACGCTCACCGTCGCCGCCCGCAGGCCAGAACTCATCAGAAGCCGCCGCCCGCGCGTTGCGCTGATCTCGACGGCATGCACGAGGGCCAAGCTGGTGCCGGGCAACCGCCCGCTCCACTGGGCCAAAGCCGCGGCTCGTGCCAGCTACTCGTATCCCGTGTGCTGGCTGCCGCCGGCCGCCGACGTCGTACGCCAGCGGCTTCCGAGCCGTCATGCGTGGGCCCTTCGTCCCGGTGCCGAACACCGTGACGAAGCCCCACCACCAAGCCGACAGGCCCTCCGTCGCACGCGCACCGAGCAGATCGCCTTGCTGTGGAAGTCGCTGCGCACCTACACCACGGCTGGACGCCTCCGGTCGCTCGACGAGCTCGCCGATCAAGTCGAGATCGTCACGGGTGAGTTGGACGACTGGATCCCTTTGTCTCAGACCCGCGAATTGGCCCAGCAGCTGCCGAACGCGCGTCTGCATGCGCCCGTCCCGGGCGCCGGGCACCGGCTGCCTTCCGACAGGGTTGGGCACAGGGCTGTGACCCAGGTCCTGAAGCGAATGGCTGAGACGGCGCTTCATGAATCCGAAGCCGCGGACGCCCAGCAGGCACATCTTCAAGGTGAACTCGCATGA
- a CDS encoding GNAT family N-acetyltransferase, with translation MKTSHAELEISSVPPLLTDTGHDAPFVLDDGTVACTRTAVVEDYPLVDDLHTRCSTASLARRYGARRPGFSVAEWQRMVNSPRSRVLLVTPDQSDHVVAMASMVERSNAPEMCDMAMLIADRPPDAYQSRGLGTRLADLVADLAREAGFKFLAVTSLWTNWRMLLIVEHLGGPVLPQTSYVRNMALLGLLPNAGLDVADEIDLRIAL, from the coding sequence ATGAAGACATCCCACGCTGAATTGGAGATCTCCTCAGTGCCCCCGCTCCTCACAGATACTGGACACGACGCGCCCTTCGTCCTGGATGACGGCACGGTCGCGTGCACCCGCACGGCGGTCGTCGAGGACTACCCGCTCGTCGACGACCTGCACACCCGCTGCAGCACGGCGAGCCTCGCCCGACGGTACGGAGCCCGCCGTCCCGGATTCTCCGTCGCCGAGTGGCAGCGCATGGTGAACAGTCCGCGCAGTCGGGTGCTCCTTGTCACCCCGGACCAGTCTGATCACGTCGTGGCCATGGCGTCGATGGTCGAACGCTCCAACGCCCCAGAGATGTGCGACATGGCGATGCTGATCGCCGACCGTCCTCCGGACGCCTACCAGTCGCGTGGGCTCGGCACGCGACTGGCCGATCTCGTCGCCGACCTCGCCCGCGAGGCAGGATTCAAGTTCCTCGCCGTGACGTCGCTGTGGACGAACTGGCGCATGCTGCTCATCGTCGAGCACCTTGGCGGACCGGTCCTTCCCCAGACCTCGTACGTGCGCAACATGGCCCTGCTCGGCTTGTTGCCGAACGCCGGCCTCGACGTGGCCGACGAGATCGATCTCCGGATCGCGCTGTGA
- a CDS encoding SH3 domain-containing protein yields the protein MKKRISAATTLIAAALAVGTLAASPASAYSVHNVRDYNTTIEGSNGVRFRTAPGYDTTTRGLLASGDKIRVTATNPGGHGNCRWYKATLRAKSRNGLPKGTTGWVSWVYVHKNVPKGTQGC from the coding sequence GTGAAGAAGCGGATCAGCGCCGCCACCACCCTGATAGCGGCTGCCCTCGCCGTTGGCACCCTGGCGGCCAGCCCGGCCTCGGCGTACAGCGTGCACAACGTGCGCGACTACAACACAACCATCGAGGGCAGCAACGGTGTTCGTTTCCGCACCGCCCCGGGCTACGACACGACAACCAGGGGACTGCTGGCCAGCGGTGACAAGATCAGGGTGACCGCGACAAACCCCGGCGGGCACGGGAACTGCCGCTGGTACAAGGCAACGCTGAGGGCCAAGTCACGTAACGGCCTCCCGAAGGGCACCACGGGATGGGTCAGCTGGGTCTACGTACACAAGAACGTCCCCAAGGGCACGCAGGGCTGCTGA
- a CDS encoding GNAT family N-acetyltransferase, with protein sequence MAREELTGPTKQVARKRHPGQEEDQMANNGTSPHVTGQRNNRSPLPRDVREPTSAIPQLPVSSLLLDPPPLQMTTRDNRGTLTRMAYVDDLDQVNEMHARCSLESCYARYHAARQTVTPREWWHLCDRANGTTFITTPLHDPSRVIAVTHLLRTSAPHVRELGILVEDSWQGQGLGTVLTDYMVTLARTYTLDCRAITAMTGRGNQRMLSILRGLNAEVDCTGGPTVDALIRVEE encoded by the coding sequence ATGGCCCGTGAAGAGCTGACCGGGCCCACGAAGCAAGTCGCGAGAAAACGGCACCCCGGGCAGGAGGAAGACCAGATGGCAAACAACGGCACCAGCCCGCACGTCACTGGTCAGCGCAACAACCGCTCACCGTTGCCCCGGGATGTGCGAGAGCCCACGTCCGCCATACCGCAACTGCCCGTTTCCTCCCTGCTGCTCGATCCCCCACCGCTACAGATGACCACGCGCGACAATCGGGGAACGCTGACCCGGATGGCCTACGTCGACGACCTCGACCAGGTCAACGAGATGCATGCCAGGTGCTCGCTGGAATCGTGCTATGCCCGCTACCACGCAGCTCGCCAGACCGTGACGCCCCGCGAGTGGTGGCACCTCTGTGACCGGGCAAACGGCACGACCTTCATCACCACCCCACTTCATGATCCGTCCCGCGTCATCGCCGTCACTCACCTGCTGCGCACATCGGCCCCCCATGTCCGAGAACTCGGCATCCTCGTCGAGGACTCCTGGCAAGGACAAGGGCTGGGCACCGTGCTCACGGACTACATGGTGACCCTCGCCCGCACATACACCCTCGACTGCCGGGCCATCACAGCCATGACGGGACGGGGCAACCAACGGATGCTGTCCATCCTGCGGGGGCTGAATGCCGAAGTGGACTGCACGGGCGGACCCACGGTCGACGCACTGATCCGCGTCGAGGAGTAG
- a CDS encoding adenine nucleotide alpha hydrolase family protein, whose translation MPKNLSTPPPCGSACGAQLELFTPPPLPAPAAGFDWDRNDVVIVGDSGGKDSGVLVHEVCTQADQAGQLHKVRVLHCDLGRTPNGHLIEWPGALEVARSHADLYGVPFVVRRSQRWPSLWDRIMDHGNWPGFFARFCTSDTKTAVGRDYVDEVAAELRLGRPIRAGYALGMRAEESRARARKPVIEQHRMTAKTLRDVTTWLPVHHLKTDEVWKAHAEHGIPWHPAYEHVGRLSCRACPLAKRADLVASARLNPEIFAEWAGAEERMGMPFKKNLTLKQIIELARS comes from the coding sequence ATGCCCAAAAACCTCAGCACCCCTCCGCCGTGCGGTAGCGCGTGCGGTGCCCAGCTCGAACTCTTCACCCCGCCGCCCCTGCCCGCGCCGGCCGCCGGGTTCGACTGGGATCGCAACGACGTCGTAATCGTCGGCGACAGTGGCGGAAAGGACAGCGGTGTCCTCGTGCACGAGGTGTGCACGCAGGCCGATCAGGCAGGCCAGTTGCACAAGGTCAGGGTGTTGCACTGTGATCTCGGCCGTACGCCGAACGGGCATCTGATCGAGTGGCCCGGCGCGCTCGAAGTGGCCCGCAGCCATGCCGACCTGTACGGAGTGCCGTTCGTCGTCCGCCGCAGTCAGCGATGGCCGTCCCTCTGGGACCGGATCATGGATCACGGCAACTGGCCTGGTTTCTTTGCCAGGTTCTGCACCTCGGATACGAAGACCGCCGTCGGCCGCGACTATGTCGACGAGGTCGCCGCCGAACTGCGGCTCGGCCGCCCCATCCGCGCCGGGTACGCGCTGGGCATGCGCGCCGAGGAGTCCCGGGCCCGCGCCAGGAAACCGGTCATCGAGCAGCACCGTATGACGGCGAAGACGCTGCGTGACGTCACGACGTGGCTTCCGGTCCACCACCTCAAGACGGATGAGGTCTGGAAGGCCCACGCCGAGCACGGCATCCCGTGGCATCCCGCCTACGAGCACGTGGGGCGGCTCAGCTGCCGTGCCTGCCCGCTGGCCAAGCGGGCGGACCTAGTCGCGTCCGCACGGCTCAACCCCGAGATCTTCGCGGAGTGGGCCGGAGCCGAGGAGCGTATGGGCATGCCGTTCAAGAAGAACCTCACCCTGAAGCAGATCATCGAACTCGCCCGAAGCTGA
- a CDS encoding SH3 domain-containing protein, which yields MMLRTARMAASAVLALSVTAGVAATATTASAAPSKVGRSACTESVGLNTTVSTTVRFRTGPGTKYTATGQLATNTRVYWACNKGSTGSSRSWGYVKVKSGVHKGETGWVARTYINTPMQLD from the coding sequence ATGATGCTCCGCACTGCGCGTATGGCCGCCTCGGCCGTACTGGCCCTATCGGTTACGGCCGGTGTAGCGGCGACGGCGACCACCGCCTCGGCCGCCCCTTCCAAGGTCGGCCGCAGCGCCTGCACCGAGTCGGTGGGGCTCAACACCACCGTCTCCACGACGGTGCGTTTCCGCACCGGTCCGGGGACCAAGTACACCGCGACCGGTCAGCTCGCCACGAACACGCGGGTCTACTGGGCCTGCAACAAGGGCTCGACCGGCAGCAGCAGGAGCTGGGGATACGTGAAGGTCAAGTCCGGCGTGCACAAGGGCGAGACCGGCTGGGTTGCTCGCACCTACATAAACACACCGATGCAGCTGGACTGA
- a CDS encoding DNA cytosine methyltransferase, giving the protein MSLTFTDMYAGAGGSSTGLVNAGLELKLAANHWQVAVDTHTANHPDAEHLCAEMEYYDMRRLPKTDILWASPICTEISPAGGRPRLKGQVDDEEWKALPDKAFQRTRATAFEVIRAVTIHRYKAVLVENVIEFATDWELFDWWLAGMAQLGYEYQIVCVSSAHIGDAFNLPAPQWRDRLYIVFTQVGIRRPDVKPTPLAFCEVCDEDVHAVQTWRKPRKPRKGQKPRRSGVGKYGVQYDYTCPCGHGVVEPYVQPASSIINWEDEGIRIADRHKHGLDPLAESTIARIEAGLEMFPEAPSVVTLNHSGHEGRAFRPDTAPLPSRCAKIGEGLLLPPGVHPYATSSPDLAAPPFVIELRNHGKARKINRPLSAVMAGGNHHGLVIPYRKGAKAKPTSEPLHTLSTHDSAGLLRQAARIEDCHFRMLKWREQMNAQRFPPDYIVTGTSDAARTVQAGNAVSCNVAQWLGECVAAVL; this is encoded by the coding sequence TTGAGTCTCACTTTCACCGACATGTACGCGGGCGCTGGCGGCTCCAGCACGGGCCTGGTCAATGCAGGACTCGAACTCAAACTCGCCGCCAACCATTGGCAGGTCGCGGTGGATACGCACACTGCCAATCATCCCGACGCAGAGCATCTCTGTGCCGAGATGGAGTACTACGACATGAGGCGCCTCCCGAAGACGGACATCCTTTGGGCGAGCCCCATCTGTACGGAGATAAGTCCCGCAGGAGGCCGTCCACGCCTCAAGGGGCAAGTGGACGACGAGGAATGGAAGGCCCTCCCGGACAAGGCGTTCCAGCGGACACGGGCCACTGCCTTCGAAGTCATCCGCGCCGTGACAATCCACCGCTACAAGGCCGTATTGGTCGAGAACGTCATCGAGTTCGCGACCGATTGGGAGTTGTTCGACTGGTGGCTGGCCGGAATGGCGCAGCTGGGCTACGAGTATCAGATCGTCTGTGTCTCGTCCGCACACATCGGGGACGCATTCAATCTCCCCGCTCCGCAGTGGCGTGATCGCTTGTACATCGTTTTCACCCAGGTCGGAATCCGTCGTCCCGACGTGAAGCCGACGCCGCTCGCTTTCTGTGAAGTCTGCGACGAGGACGTTCACGCGGTGCAGACCTGGCGCAAGCCCCGTAAGCCCCGCAAGGGCCAGAAGCCCCGGAGGAGCGGAGTCGGCAAGTACGGCGTGCAGTACGACTACACGTGCCCCTGCGGCCACGGGGTCGTTGAGCCGTACGTCCAGCCCGCGTCCTCCATCATCAACTGGGAGGACGAAGGCATTCGCATCGCCGACCGTCACAAGCACGGGCTTGACCCGCTGGCCGAGAGCACCATTGCTCGCATTGAGGCGGGGCTGGAGATGTTCCCCGAGGCCCCCTCGGTGGTGACCCTGAACCACAGCGGACACGAGGGCAGGGCATTCCGGCCGGACACGGCCCCGCTTCCGTCCCGGTGCGCGAAGATCGGGGAAGGGCTGCTCCTCCCGCCCGGGGTCCACCCGTACGCCACGTCTTCCCCTGATCTCGCGGCTCCGCCGTTCGTTATCGAGCTGCGCAACCACGGCAAGGCGCGGAAGATCAACCGGCCGCTGTCCGCGGTCATGGCGGGCGGCAATCACCACGGGCTGGTCATCCCGTACCGGAAGGGCGCGAAAGCCAAGCCGACGTCCGAGCCGCTGCACACTCTCTCCACGCACGACTCGGCCGGACTCCTGCGGCAGGCGGCACGGATCGAAGACTGCCACTTCCGGATGCTCAAGTGGCGCGAGCAGATGAACGCCCAAAGGTTCCCGCCCGACTACATCGTCACGGGCACCAGTGACGCCGCTAGGACAGTCCAGGCCGGAAACGCGGTGAGCTGCAACGTCGCCCAGTGGCTCGGCGAGTGCGTGGCCGCCGTTCTGTAA
- the ku gene encoding non-homologous end joining protein Ku, translated as MPAIQSLAISFGLVTVPVVVVTATESHNVNFRRIHLPDNGWVRNRYICETENREVTYQDIGQGYEMSDGRIIPITEEDLENLPLPTAKAIELVGFVPTASIDPIRIGRGYYLQPQGEVAARPYVLLRKALERQRKVGVAKFALSGRERLGLLRVRGDAIVLHSMHWPDEIRDPSDVAPPPAKVTDEEIDGAMALVDTMAIGSLEAAEFRDRYTDALHEVIAAKQEHRELPEAPQRAEPGRLVDLMATLRESVAKAQAARVEGAEAEVREFPEQKAAKKASTMKQTTKKGAAKKASGRRPRGT; from the coding sequence ATGCCGGCGATCCAGTCCCTCGCCATCTCGTTTGGCCTGGTCACGGTCCCCGTAGTCGTGGTCACCGCCACCGAAAGCCACAACGTCAACTTCCGCCGCATCCACCTCCCGGACAACGGATGGGTGCGCAACCGATACATCTGCGAGACCGAAAACCGCGAGGTGACGTACCAGGACATAGGCCAGGGCTACGAGATGTCCGACGGCCGCATCATCCCCATTACCGAGGAGGACCTGGAGAATCTCCCACTGCCGACAGCCAAGGCCATCGAGCTCGTCGGCTTCGTGCCGACCGCCAGCATCGACCCCATCCGCATCGGCCGGGGCTACTACCTCCAGCCCCAAGGCGAGGTTGCCGCCCGCCCGTATGTGCTGCTGCGCAAGGCTCTCGAACGCCAACGCAAGGTCGGCGTAGCGAAGTTCGCATTGTCAGGCAGGGAGAGACTCGGGCTCCTGCGCGTTCGAGGTGACGCCATCGTCCTTCACTCGATGCACTGGCCGGACGAGATTCGCGACCCCTCCGACGTTGCGCCACCCCCGGCCAAGGTGACCGACGAGGAGATCGACGGTGCGATGGCGCTCGTGGACACCATGGCCATCGGCAGCCTTGAGGCTGCGGAGTTCCGGGACAGGTACACGGACGCCCTCCACGAGGTGATCGCGGCCAAGCAGGAGCACCGCGAACTGCCCGAGGCGCCACAGCGGGCGGAGCCGGGTCGGCTCGTGGACCTCATGGCCACACTGCGGGAATCCGTTGCCAAGGCCCAGGCCGCACGTGTCGAGGGCGCCGAAGCCGAGGTGCGCGAGTTCCCCGAGCAGAAGGCAGCCAAGAAGGCATCGACCATGAAGCAGACCACCAAGAAAGGCGCGGCGAAGAAGGCGTCAGGAAGGCGGCCCCGCGGCACCTAG
- a CDS encoding SH3 domain-containing protein — protein sequence MSIQSRATAVTVSLALAFGGAVIAASPASAVGSSACDYRPAYSPVSKATTTVNLRNGPGTSHYSKGLLTKGNRFDPLCSAKNHVWFYGKVLSGANAGKWGWVNGHYLRER from the coding sequence ATGAGTATTCAATCGCGTGCAACTGCCGTGACCGTCTCTCTCGCGCTGGCATTCGGTGGAGCTGTCATAGCAGCGTCACCGGCGTCTGCGGTCGGTTCCTCTGCCTGCGACTACCGCCCCGCATACTCTCCCGTTTCCAAGGCCACCACTACCGTCAATCTGCGCAACGGTCCCGGCACTTCCCACTACTCCAAGGGCCTCCTCACGAAGGGAAACCGCTTCGATCCGCTGTGCAGCGCCAAGAACCACGTGTGGTTCTACGGCAAGGTCCTCAGCGGGGCCAACGCGGGCAAGTGGGGATGGGTGAACGGGCACTACCTGAGGGAGAGGTAG
- a CDS encoding DUF6233 domain-containing protein → MNEHCPLTRLDMLRFTRRVVEQQTVRQLALIDRWIADEERREAERQHGIQARPPAPEWLMERGIGQGAPVTRIHQGGCHMAKGVRMKTITEEAARRALYADIELACPHCNPDTALQVIPG, encoded by the coding sequence GTGAACGAACACTGCCCGCTGACCCGGCTCGACATGCTGCGATTCACCCGTCGCGTCGTGGAACAGCAGACCGTACGGCAGCTCGCCCTCATCGACCGGTGGATCGCCGACGAAGAGCGCCGCGAAGCCGAGCGGCAGCACGGCATCCAAGCACGGCCGCCCGCGCCAGAGTGGCTAATGGAACGGGGCATCGGCCAGGGTGCGCCCGTAACTCGTATCCATCAAGGTGGCTGCCACATGGCAAAGGGCGTCCGCATGAAGACGATCACAGAGGAAGCGGCGAGGCGTGCGCTTTACGCGGACATCGAGTTGGCATGCCCTCACTGCAATCCGGATACAGCGCTCCAGGTAATCCCTGGCTAG